In Arachis hypogaea cultivar Tifrunner chromosome 17, arahy.Tifrunner.gnm2.J5K5, whole genome shotgun sequence, a single window of DNA contains:
- the LOC112764295 gene encoding uncharacterized protein gives MRDSIKFESGDSHMLVKREDFYSEEQRRRAERRWKRRGLSLKYDPKPNCFVSATRISVKSCGDVAFSSDNDVHIVEDEVDEDYRIVLDGYLSEISNDISEIEDDEVDEDYRMLLDRCPQYYYDISNIGHDEVDEDFRLFLNTYSSDNYNADSDTVYISDNDHDLDNEDKMFVENLRNEGNSYISSISMHNQHIDISYGGKEGELEETGDALESQQVPESEKGPPSEITGSDVYRAPGNNCNSQLQFNDADEEYETLLPFCRNDDGLVRSNVKNNPLILNHAFDNANVQCDVKEQTVDKMECYRNLHSEGGPFDIRPSSDDSVVPKNNCNTGLDSHNVDEDYQIFLNINGMVDESLQSLVGSEAGRSSSIRNKSQVSDHPFGNPSVQFDVVEEHTVDPVESDQTERGQFIRMECSDDSIAPKNNCHAELQSDSFDEDYKAYLNSYSSYRGTDKGLMSPEVGGELNGRSSCVRNNSQVSGQGYHTPEGQCDVDKEQRGGQLESQQSLQTEGAPVDRSPHLDVSGVSMSNTESRVYCVDEDYQRYLNSYMADDEGLITVRVESDNKRKSSNVRHSSQASDQAFLTVDGNLMHMQHKSITKTCKADTSKSCSDSDVILLEPNQIGENSPFIFSRDFDSSYFENETNPRDSGKLSELKTRLLKDLNRPYNQEEHDKLLDLVHVRLHKERHAETRQGVVKSYRSHGVNKSYLELYPDLALAIKFKEPHKVLILLRGFSFWLQNLTHAGVTMRWIEESCLEILQRM, from the exons ATGCGGGATTCGATCAAGTTTGAATCAGGAGATTCACATATGCTTGTGAAAAGAGAAGATTTTTATTCTGAGGAACAGAGAAGAAGGGCTGAAAGGCGATGGAAGAGAAGGGGGCTCAGTTTGAAGTATGATCCAAAACCCAATTGCTTTGTCAGTGCTACCAGGATATCTGTCAAGAGTTGTGGAGATGTGGCcttttcatcggacaatgatgttCATATCGTAGAGGATGAAGTAGATGAAGATTACAGAATTGTCTTGGATGGTTATCTTTCTGAAATTTCTAATGATATTTCCGAGATTGAGGATGATGAAGTAGATGAAGATTACAGAATGCTCTTGGATAGATGTCCtcaatattattatgacatttccAATATTGGGCATGATGAAGTAGATGAAGATTTCAGACTGTTTTTGAATACATATAGTTCTGATAATTATAATGCTGATTCTGACACTGTTTACATCAGTGACAATGATCATGATTTGGATAATGAGGATAAAATGTTTGTGGAAAACCTAAGGAATGAAGGAAACTCCTATATTTCCTCAATCAGTATGCATAACCAGCATATTGATATAAGCTATGGGGGCAAAGAAGGGGAGTTGGAGGAGACAGGTGATGCATTGGAATCTCAGCAAGTTCCAGAGTCAGAAAAAGGACCTCCTAGTGAAATTACAGGTTCAGATGTTTATAGAGCTCCAGGCAACAATTGCAACTCTCAATTGCAGTTCAATGATGCAGATGAAGAGTACGAAACATTATTGCCTTTCTGTAGGAATGATGATGGTTTGGTGCGTTCAAATGTTAAGAACAATCCACTAATTTTGAATCATGCATTCGATAATGCCAATGTGCAGTGCGACGTCAAGGAGCAGACAGTTGACAAGATGGAATGCTACCGCAATCTGCACTCTGAAGGAGGACCATTTGATATAAGGCCTTCTTCAGACGATTCTGTAGTTCCCAAAAATAATTGCAACACTGGATTGGACTCTCATAATGTAGATGAAGATTACCAAATATTCTTGAATATTAATGGGATGGTTGATGAAAGTTTGCAATCGTTGGTGGGAAGTGAAGCTGGAAGAAGCTCAAGTATTAGGAACAAGTCTCAAGTTTCTGATCATCCTTTTGGTAATCCCAGTGTCCAGTTTGATGTTGTTGAAGAACATACAGTCGACCCAGTGGAATCTGACCAAACTGAAAGAGGACAATTTATCAGAATGGAATGTTCAGATGATTCTATAGCTCCCAAGAACAATTGCCATGCTGAACTGCAATCTGATAGTTTTGATGAAGATTACAAAGCATACTTGaattcttattcttcttataGGGGTACTGATAAAGGTTTGATGTCTCCGGAGGTGGGAGGCGAATTAAATGGAAGAAGCTCATGCGTTAGGAACAATTCACAAGTTTCTGGTCAAGGGTATCATACTCCAGAAGGACAATGTGATGTTGATAAAGAACAGAGAGGTGGTCAACTGGAATCCCAGCAAAGTCTACAGACTGAAGGAGCACCTGTTGATAGAAGCCCACATTTAGATGTTTCAGGAGTGTCCATGAGCAATACTGAATCAAGGGTTTATTGTGTTGATGAAGATTACCAGAGATACTTGAATTCTTATATGGCAGATGATGAGGGGCTTATAACTGTCAGGGTAGAGAGTGACAACAAAAGAAAGAGTTCAAATGTTAGGCACAGTTCACAAGCTTCTGATCAAGCATTTCTTACTGTTGATGGCAATTTGATGCATATGCAACACAAGAGTATCACAAAGACATGCAAAGCAGACACCAGTAAAAGTTGCTCTGACTCAGATGTGATTCTTTTAGAACCTAATCAAATTGGTGAAAACAGCCCGTTCATTTTTTCCAGAGATTTTGATTCTTCA TACTTTGAAAATGAAACAAACCCCAGAGACAGCGGGAAATTATCTGAGTTAAAGACAAGACTTCTGAAAGATCTTAACAGGCCTTATAACCAAGAAGAACATGATAAACTTCTGGATTTAGTTCATGTTCGACTGCATAAGGAACGACATGCTGAAACGCGCCAAGGGGTTGTTAAATCATACCGCTCACACGGTGTTAACAAATCATACCTTGAATTGTACCCTG ATCTAGCATTAGCAATTAAATTCAAGGAACCACACAAGGTTTTGATTCTGTTACGTGGATTCTCTTTCTGGCTGCAA AATTTGACCCATGCCGGAGTAACGATGCGTTGGATTGAGGAATCATGTTTGGAGATTTTACAAAGAATGTGA